The sequence CTACTTGGGCTAATCATCAAAATATTTTCGAAACGGCGGGTTTGACCGTTAGAGAATACGGTTACTACAACGCAAATGCTCACGATATTGATTTCGATGCCATGATGACAGATATCTCGGCTGCAAATGCAGGCGATATCATTCTACTACATGGTTGCTGCCATAATCCGACGGGGATTGATTTAACCTTGGCTCAGTGGGACTTAGTTGCACAATTATGTGCAGATAAGAAACTGGTTCCCTTGTTCGATTTTGCCTATCAAGGTTTTGGAGTAGGGATAGAAGAAGATGCGGCAGGTTTACGTTTAGTGGCATCTAAGGTACCTGAACTGCTTATTGCTAATTCTTTTTCTAAAAACTTTGGTTTGTACAATGAACGTATTGGCGCTGTAACAGTGGTAGCCGAAAATGCAGATGCGGCTGAACGTGCTTTCAGTCAAGTGAAACGTACTATCCGTGCAAATTACTCTAACCCTCCTGCACATGGAGCCTTAATTGTAAGCACGATTTTAGGCGATGCATCCTTAAAAGCGCAGTGGGTACAAGAAGTCACTGAAATGCGTGAACGTATTGCGAAAATGCGCACGCTGTTTGTTGATAGTTTAAAGGCCGAAGGTGTGACGCAAGACTTTAGTTTTATTTCTCGACAAAGTGGTATGTTTAGTTTTTCAGGTTTAAATAAAGCACAAGTTGCACGCCTCAAAGATGAGTTTGGTGTCTATA is a genomic window of Shewanella putrefaciens containing:
- a CDS encoding amino acid aminotransferase, with product MIFSQVVLAPADPILGLTDTFKADPRQDKVNLGVGIYKDEAGQTPVLASVKKAEALLLEQEKTKNYLGIEGVIAYNRVVQELLFGESSELVASGRAVTAQAPGGTGALRIAAEFLLRNTPSRTVWVSNPTWANHQNIFETAGLTVREYGYYNANAHDIDFDAMMTDISAANAGDIILLHGCCHNPTGIDLTLAQWDLVAQLCADKKLVPLFDFAYQGFGVGIEEDAAGLRLVASKVPELLIANSFSKNFGLYNERIGAVTVVAENADAAERAFSQVKRTIRANYSNPPAHGALIVSTILGDASLKAQWVQEVTEMRERIAKMRTLFVDSLKAEGVTQDFSFISRQSGMFSFSGLNKAQVARLKDEFGVYIVGSGRISVAGMTKTNMPVICKAIAQVI